One Leopardus geoffroyi isolate Oge1 chromosome B1, O.geoffroyi_Oge1_pat1.0, whole genome shotgun sequence DNA window includes the following coding sequences:
- the LOC123591943 gene encoding translation initiation factor IF-2-like, producing MMLRSPLPAAAASHTASHVSLPLFFFFLTSARGGAATARPLTSPLLARPRPGRGGGGGEGAAPARARPPGPTASRLRRGGATGRGGGRRGRACRSPRSQPRRRGTERARLARAPGWGRPWPRPAGARRWLAGSPLFPRAPPHYPWLKAARPRLRKQREVA from the exons ATGATGCTGAGGTCTCCTCTGCCGGCGGCTGCAGCTTCTCACACAGCCTCTCATGTTTcgctccctcttttcttcttctttttaactaGCGCGCGGGGAGGTGCTGCCACCGCGCGCCCCTTGACGTCACCGCTCCTCGCGCGCCCCCGCCCGGGccgaggtgggggtggaggggagggggcggccccGGCGCGAGCGCGTCCCCCGGGCCCGACGGCCTCGCGGCTGCGGCGGGGAGGGGCCACAGGCCGCGGCGGCGGACGGAGGGGGAGGGCCTGTCGGAGCCCTCGGAGCCAGCCTCGAAGGCGCGGGACGGAGCGCGCCCGCCTCGCCAGGGCGCCCGGCTGGGGGCGTCCCTGGCCCCGGCCCGCTGGCGCGCGGAGATGGCTCGCTggttctcctctcttccccagagCCCCTCCGCACTACCCCTGGCTAAAGGCGGCCCGGCCGAGGCTCCGAAAGCAA agGGAAGTTGCATAG